In the genome of Yarrowia lipolytica chromosome 1B, complete sequence, the window GGCCGTGGCATACGCTCTCATCAACGAGAGCAACGTGCGAGTCATTGTTAGAGAGCTGCTGACATTCTTGGAGTCTGCAGACGCCGAGTTCAAACCCTCGGTCACCGCCCAGATCGCCATTGCTGCTGAAAAATACGCTCCTAATAAGCGATGGCATATTGACACTCTGGTCCgggctctggctctggctggAAGTCACGTCCCAGAGAATGTGGTCTCTTCGTTCATTGCTCTGGTCGTCACCTGCGACGAGGAGCTACAGCTGTACACTGTCCAGAAGCTGTACTCAGCTCTGCGGGCCGATTTCACCCAGGAGGGTCTGTCCCTGGCCTCGCTGTGGCTGCTTGGAGAGTTTGGCCACATTCTTATTCGATCCGGCAACTTCTCGTcggaagatggagagtcCCAGGAGGTATCCGAGGAGTCTGTTGTCACCATGATCGAGAACCTGCTCAAGTCTGCCTACGCCTCTGATGTTGTGCAAGAGTACGGAGTCAACGCCCTGGTTAAACTCAGCACCCGAATCAACAATGCTACACAAAAGGAGCGGGTGCGACGAATCCTGGAGTCGTACGCTTCCTCTCTCAATGTGGAGGTCCAGCAGCGATCTGCCGAGTATACAAAGCTTTTCTCCAACATGGGTGTGGCCAAGGGTGTGCTTGAAAAGATGCCTGCtcccgagctcaagaacgaTCTTGGCAAGAAGTACGCCAAGCCtaagaaggccaagaaggtgacTGCTTCCAAGAAGGATGTCGACTTGCTGCTCGATCTGGTCATGGACGCCCCTGAGCCTGCTAACGGAGGAGGATCTTCTTCCGCAAACAACTCGGATCTCCTGGCCGACATTCTGGGACCCTCTTCTCCCTCTGGAGGTGCGTCCGTCGCCACCCCTAGCTCCAATCAAAACATTATGGATCTGTTTGGCTCAGGCGCCCAGTCATCCCCCGTCTCCACACCCGCCTCAGCCCCCGCTGCTGCGGCATCTACAATCTCCGCATACTCCGGCAACGGCCTGTCTCTGGGCTTTTCCGCTGGAACCGCCCAGGGCCTCACGGTGCCCATCACCGCCCACTTCTCCAACACCGGTGGCAGCCCCATCTCCAGCATTTCCCTCCAGGCCGCTGTGCCCAAGACACAGAAGCTCGCTCTGCAGCCACCAGCTTCCCAGAGCATTGGTCCTGGCAGCACCACCACTCAGCAGTTGCGAGTGACGGTACAgggtgctggtgctgccGTCAAGTTGCGAGTCCGGCTGGGATTCTCTGTCAACGGCCAGCAGGTCCAGGAACAGTTTACCTTTGACAAGTTTGGTCAGGTGGTTTAAGTGGTATAACAATAATAGAGGGATAATAATCTATACTGTGTTGCAAGGAATTCAGTTTCAATCGGTATACTGCGTTGCAGTATAACTGTCGTAAAATGTATGTGATAGATTACATAAGCTAGAGATGTAGACTATAATATGGCGCACAGATAAGTGGAGATATAGTCATGTGGCCATTGAATTCGCACCGAAAAAAATAGATCAGATTAATATAATAAAGTACCCACAAATATCCCTACTTCATCCTACAATTCCCCGGCTAATTTTTCATTCTTCATCCCACGACTTTAACTTCCAACACCTCATATCATCACCGGTCGTCGAAACTCAATTTTCTCCATTGATTCATTCatcaacacacacaaaaaagacaaaaaagaTGTCTGACAAACGACGAGCCGATCTTTGTGTGCCCTACGTGCATGTTGTCGACAAGCAGAACGACGCTCAGtccttcatcaccacctcGCTGCCCATGGCTGCTATGTTCCTTCGAAACAAGCTCATGTCGTGGACCGCTCTCTTCACCGCCATCACCGCCTTCATGAACGAGCCTCTGATCAAGCCTACTCAGAGCGACGGTGCTTCTCAGCCCGCCTGGCTGTCTGTGCTCGTCTCTCTCGTTGGTCTGTTCACGTGCTACATGGATCTGGCTTTCCCCAGCCAGGGCCGAAAGCTGGCTGCACAGCACGCTGCTTCCTCCACCGCCTCCGCTGCATCTTCTACCgcttctgctgcctccGCCACTGTTGCATCCGTCGCCTCCAAGGCAACCGGTGTCGCTGCTGACGCCCTGGATaagctgttcaagaaggCAGCTTAAGTTATTACGTAATGAATGTTTGTATGTCGATAGTCGATCGAATGGACTACGAGCGATCCCTAATCGTCTAGTTTAGTTGTTGTTACTGTTCATGAAAGGGTTAAGTAAACGACATTAATGATGTCTTTGCAGTCTGATAGCCTGCGTCTATACTTCtacaggtactgtactgcacTCGtacgatactcgtacacTTGGTTACCCTATGAGGATCTCATTCACCGTAACCAAGGTAGAGGAACTGATTACTTGTAATACCGAAGCACCACCTTCTTGATTACGCGTATATATTACACACAATCAATAAGTTGTCCAGGTCGACAGCCGTCGCTACCATATATACACTATCAATCATTATCATACATGCTAAAACTCTTCGTTCTCAAAAGGACAAGAAATGCTCTCATGACCAGGTCGCTCACAGAGACCGCACCATAGCTCTCGGCCAGCCGCAGGGTCGCTGTTTTTCGATGGAGTAGACGGAGAATGGTCTCCGTCATCCCCAGCGACATGCACAGAGCCATCGCCTTGATTGCTGGCTCGCTTCGCATTTTCAAGCTCCTTTTCCAACTCATACTCTTTGAGAATCTTGGTTTCCAGTTCCGATTCCagtttctccacctcctggGAGAGCTTGTGTTTGGCAGAAGACACCTTATCGAGACTCTGCTTCAACTCCGAGACCTGAGCAGACAGCATCTTGACTTCAGCCTCGGCACTAGAGTtgggagcagcagtctCAGCGGCATCCTTGGAGTCCTTAGCGATGAGCTTAGACTCCTCCAGTTGCAGTTTGAGatcttccagctccaaGCTAAGATCCTCATGTTTTTCTGTGAGCTTGTTGTGATCCTCGAACAGCTTGTCGTAGTCCTGAGCAAGCTTGATATGTTTCTCATTGTCCACAAGGTGAACGCTTCCGTTTCCAGCTTCAGAAGCGCCATTCTTGTCGTTGGTATCGTTGCTGTAGTTGTTGGATAAcgcctccttggcctctcggagctcttcttcaagacCGTAAAACTTCTTTTTGAGCTCGGACATCTGGAAGCGAATCTCGTTGGCCTCCTCACTAAGGTACatcttctctttctcgaggttggcaatcttcttgttggcaaTGGCCAGACCCTTATCAGCCTGAGGCTCTTTGGTAGGAGATGACCCACCAACATGATGTTCCCCAAGCTGAAcattcttctccttgagctgctgtttcATTTCCGAAATCTGCTTTCGGAGAGTATCAATGGTCTTCATGCTCTGGTCCTGCTCGTTGAGCGACATTTCTTGAGTCTGGGcaagctccttcttgaggtCAGCCACTTCAGAAGACATGTCAGTGGCATCAACTGACTGGAGCTCTTgcagctgcttcttggtctcagcaagctgcttcttgacctcTTCTAACTCCTCAGAGTCACCCATGTCTCTCGACAAAGTCTTTTGGGAAGTAACCTCATTCTTAGCAGCCTCAAGCTCCCGCTTCGACTCAGCAAGCTCCTTCTTAACAGCGTCCAATTCTTCCTTGAGTTTTGAGTCACCATCGCCTCCTCCAAGCTGGCCCTTTGTAATGTCAAGACGCTCCTTTACGGCAGCCAGCTCCTGTTCCTTTTCGAGTAAACGGTTCTCAATGTCAGCCATGAGCCCCAGCctctccttggcctcctgCTCGTTGACCTTTGAGATTCGTAGTCCGCTCTCGAGACTGGCCACCATGCTCTCCATTTCCACAATGGTCTCATTGACGGTATGCGCATGTCCCAGGTTGGCTCTGAGctgctccacctcctttTGGTACTCCTGTGATGAGTGCATGTACTCGGCCTCCAGAGCGTCAATTGTGTCTCTGAACTCGCGTCGTTTGGAGGA includes:
- a CDS encoding uncharacterized protein (Compare to YALI0B21340g, similar to uniprot|Q9C2C8 Neurospora crassa Probable gamma-adaptin, similar to Saccharomyces cerevisiae APL4 (YPR029C); ancestral locus Anc_7.435), with product MTSLKSFIKSVRAAKTLAEERSVIQKESAAIRTSFRENYVDPNIRKQNVAKLLYLFTLGERTHFGQVECLKLIASPRFSEKRLGYLGTMLLLDENQETLTLVTNSLSNDLNHPNQYVVALALTTLANIASTEMGRDLFQTVDKIMSSSNPYLKKKAAVCAARISSRVPELAEIFVEKAKILLTDKNHGVLLCGLTLATDICVQDDEILEQFRPVVPTLVKLLRQLCTSAYAPEHDVTGVTDPFLQVKILGLLRVLGAGDASASDAMNDVLAQVASNTDSAKNVGSSVLYECVRTIFAVEADTGLRVLGVNILGKFLATTDNNTRYVALNTLLTVIDIEPAAVQRHRNTIVECLRDADVSIRRRALAVAYALINESNVRVIVRELLTFLESADAEFKPSVTAQIAIAAEKYAPNKRWHIDTLVRALALAGSHVPENVVSSFIALVVTCDEELQLYTVQKLYSALRADFTQEGLSLASLWLLGEFGHILIRSGNFSSEDGESQEVSEESVVTMIENLLKSAYASDVVQEYGVNALVKLSTRINNATQKERVRRILESYASSLNVEVQQRSAEYTKLFSNMGVAKGVLEKMPAPELKNDLGKKYAKPKKAKKVTASKKDVDLLLDLVMDAPEPANGGGSSSANNSDLLADILGPSSPSGGASVATPSSNQNIMDLFGSGAQSSPVSTPASAPAAAASTISAYSGNGLSLGFSAGTAQGLTVPITAHFSNTGGSPISSISLQAAVPKTQKLALQPPASQSIGPGSTTTQQLRVTVQGAGAAVKLRVRLGFSVNGQQVQEQFTFDKFGQVV
- a CDS encoding uncharacterized protein (Compare to YALI0B21362g, some similarities with DEHA0F16852g Debaryomyces hansenii IPF 7784.1, similar to Saccharomyces cerevisiae YPR063C; ancestral locus Anc_3.352), encoding MSDKRRADLCVPYVHVVDKQNDAQSFITTSLPMAAMFLRNKLMSWTALFTAITAFMNEPLIKPTQSDGASQPAWLSVLVSLVGLFTCYMDLAFPSQGRKLAAQHAASSTASAASSTASAASATVASVASKATGVAADALDKLFKKAA
- a CDS encoding uncharacterized protein (Compare to YALI0B21384g, similar to Saccharomyces cerevisiae BIK1 (YCL029C); ancestral locus Anc_1.46, weakly similar to uniprot|O42184 Gallus gallus Restin (Cytoplasmic linker protein-170) (CLIP-170)) — encoded protein: MTVFLLCLLGSGGIRVEIQTRYYTKERAPADVRAIIARAKINIDTHTANMNTIKVGDQVTLPEGQQGMVRFVGRVDNKPGEFAGIELLKGWESHGRHSGVYGGVSYFRTETPNTGLFISYPKLVALNNHRGGTSTVGSLPGSPIFATPKGRPSHITTPRTMPLRHSMIPSSPISDRGGPFESPSKRRVSGVIKSRVSSVNSTGTMNTSLNSSISGISETMAPSHELKELKDEVESLKMAIRDRDGIIEEAESSLNQFSELVSRNEQLVSELEMKDRKISDLQNDVSSKRREFRDTIDALEAEYMHSSQEYQKEVEQLRANLGHAHTVNETIVEMESMVASLESGLRISKVNEQEAKERLGLMADIENRLLEKEQELAAVKERLDITKGQLGGGDGDSKLKEELDAVKKELAESKRELEAAKNEVTSQKTLSRDMGDSEELEEVKKQLAETKKQLQELQSVDATDMSSEVADLKKELAQTQEMSLNEQDQSMKTIDTLRKQISEMKQQLKEKNVQLGEHHVGGSSPTKEPQADKGLAIANKKIANLEKEKMYLSEEANEIRFQMSELKKKFYGLEEELREAKEALSNNYSNDTNDKNGASEAGNGSVHLVDNEKHIKLAQDYDKLFEDHNKLTEKHEDLSLELEDLKLQLEESKLIAKDSKDAAETAAPNSSAEAEVKMLSAQVSELKQSLDKVSSAKHKLSQEVEKLESELETKILKEYELEKELENAKRASNQGDGSVHVAGDDGDHSPSTPSKNSDPAAGRELWCGLCERPGHESISCPFENEEF